In the genome of Phosphitispora fastidiosa, one region contains:
- a CDS encoding cytochrome c3 family protein: MFKRLKLNMERTEDRLKAFVLISGVVTILLVLTAGAVRMTISPEFCSKCHVMTPEYVTWKASSHAYISCTDCHIKPGLGNLLINNLSATKELYLYFTGTYERPIKMNHMLEDQICTACHSMKREFTPSGDLIIPHDKHAAKNVLCVQCHDGVAHGAIAARKVTEDGRYEAWTVEAGRTQMTKEFTEPKMNRCLACHMEPVKFGIKNIKSVTQACEACHTQISMPADHKVEKFDSNHSPLVESEGLDYCNKCHSYSLEAKDIPADDPVARYARGNVFCYDCHQKRPAGHTGDWRMIHKQDVTNGDVSGCLVCHNNAKPKPEDKAVPTYCAKCHSSQSAGTEPAGGDAKSGDPDNPPANVKPGTVKFEKYHPGGWRTYHPTVVKEKGASNEGCWNCHDTTHCSRCHTNSL, encoded by the coding sequence ATGTTTAAAAGGCTCAAGCTTAATATGGAGCGAACAGAAGATCGTTTAAAGGCATTTGTCCTTATCAGCGGCGTAGTAACCATACTGCTGGTTTTGACTGCGGGAGCTGTCAGAATGACAATCAGCCCTGAGTTTTGCTCCAAATGTCATGTGATGACACCTGAATATGTTACCTGGAAGGCATCCTCACATGCCTACATTTCCTGCACTGACTGTCATATCAAACCGGGACTCGGTAATCTTCTGATTAATAATTTATCGGCAACAAAGGAACTCTATCTATATTTTACCGGCACATATGAGCGCCCGATTAAGATGAATCATATGCTAGAGGATCAAATCTGTACCGCCTGTCATTCTATGAAAAGGGAATTCACTCCGTCTGGGGACCTGATTATTCCACATGATAAACATGCCGCCAAAAATGTATTGTGTGTTCAGTGCCATGATGGCGTGGCCCATGGTGCCATAGCTGCCAGGAAGGTTACCGAAGACGGCAGGTATGAGGCATGGACCGTGGAAGCAGGCAGGACTCAGATGACCAAAGAGTTTACTGAACCCAAAATGAACAGGTGTCTGGCCTGTCATATGGAACCGGTCAAGTTTGGGATTAAAAATATCAAGAGTGTTACCCAGGCCTGTGAGGCCTGCCATACACAGATTAGCATGCCGGCTGACCACAAGGTTGAGAAGTTTGACTCAAATCATAGTCCGCTGGTGGAAAGTGAAGGGCTGGATTACTGTAATAAGTGCCACTCCTATTCACTGGAGGCTAAGGATATTCCGGCGGATGATCCGGTTGCCAGGTATGCCAGGGGCAATGTTTTCTGTTATGACTGTCACCAGAAAAGACCGGCGGGGCATACCGGGGACTGGCGGATGATCCATAAACAGGATGTTACCAATGGAGATGTATCAGGATGCCTGGTTTGCCACAATAATGCCAAACCGAAACCTGAGGACAAGGCAGTACCTACGTATTGTGCCAAATGTCATAGCAGTCAGAGTGCCGGTACAGAGCCTGCAGGAGGGGATGCAAAATCGGGTGATCCGGATAATCCTCCCGCTAATGTTAAACCCGGGACAGTTAAGTTTGAAAAATATCACCCGGGTGGATGGCGGACTTACCATCCGACTGTTGTCAAAGAAAAAGGCGCCAGCAACGAAGGCTGCTGGAACTGCCATGATACCACACACTGTTCAAGATGCCATACCAACAGCTTATAG
- a CDS encoding cytochrome c3 family protein has translation MERNRILVFGLLLVMVVGILISLPAVRKQISEFLQSFQTVSTDTGPKLADRESDKEVCGICHSDKSRDFNKQFQHAPFVKWYCKDCHVPHNVGSGKHEFVVDIDQLCTTCHFNRLDETEYIYQHKPYQLGHCTDCHDPHASDYRYLLRTSPTTLCTACHKLDLVYDFPVKHKPYEIGACSDCHVPHASKNRGMTRLAGKQLCFTCHYDRQNELLLPVQHKPYANGDCVNCHGAHATPGEKLTLVAGNGLCLSCHYGLNEKIQAGAKNGYIHTPVKEKCTNCHVPHASAKPALLPEARTELCYLCHSSMRPEFAKASHHPVGNGLLDCDGCHDPHVGPGPNLVRKAGNDLCYMCHLGLESTYEKLQHATKAEGKGGLGACTNCHVPHGSEYKPLLLDKQEPMCNSCHTAIGKARINHPFGDKYTDPWRGGTLHCTSCHGPHGTEHKQFTLLSDDELCLKCHGERRKDNEKYFSVHKVIKPKNEPKEKTIDTTVPPREQNRTDVINKKAGT, from the coding sequence ATGGAACGCAACAGGATATTGGTATTCGGTTTGCTGTTGGTGATGGTTGTTGGTATATTAATATCCCTGCCTGCCGTTCGCAAACAGATCAGCGAGTTTTTACAGTCATTCCAGACTGTTTCCACTGATACAGGGCCAAAACTGGCTGACAGAGAATCTGATAAAGAGGTTTGTGGCATCTGCCATTCAGATAAAAGCAGAGACTTTAACAAGCAGTTTCAGCACGCGCCTTTTGTCAAATGGTACTGCAAAGACTGCCATGTGCCGCATAATGTGGGTTCAGGGAAACACGAGTTTGTAGTTGATATTGACCAGCTTTGTACCACTTGTCACTTTAACAGGCTTGATGAAACCGAATATATTTACCAGCATAAGCCATATCAGCTGGGACACTGTACAGACTGCCACGACCCACATGCATCTGATTACCGGTATTTGTTAAGGACCTCACCTACTACTTTATGTACAGCCTGCCATAAACTGGATTTGGTTTACGATTTCCCAGTTAAACATAAACCTTACGAAATTGGCGCCTGTTCCGACTGCCATGTCCCCCATGCATCAAAAAATAGAGGCATGACCAGGCTTGCGGGTAAGCAGTTATGCTTTACCTGCCACTATGACAGGCAAAATGAGCTCCTGCTGCCGGTGCAGCACAAGCCCTATGCAAACGGCGACTGTGTCAACTGCCACGGCGCTCATGCAACCCCAGGGGAGAAACTGACCCTGGTGGCGGGAAACGGACTTTGCTTAAGCTGCCATTATGGCTTAAATGAAAAAATACAGGCAGGTGCGAAAAACGGGTATATCCATACCCCGGTGAAAGAAAAGTGTACCAATTGTCATGTTCCACACGCATCGGCAAAACCGGCCCTGCTTCCTGAAGCCAGGACGGAACTGTGTTACCTATGTCACTCATCCATGAGACCTGAATTTGCAAAAGCCTCCCACCACCCGGTGGGCAACGGCCTCCTGGACTGTGACGGGTGTCATGACCCGCATGTGGGCCCAGGGCCCAACCTGGTCAGAAAAGCCGGGAACGATTTGTGTTATATGTGCCATTTAGGACTCGAAAGTACCTATGAAAAGCTCCAGCATGCTACCAAAGCCGAAGGGAAAGGAGGCTTGGGAGCCTGTACCAACTGTCACGTACCACATGGGTCCGAGTATAAGCCCCTGCTGCTGGATAAGCAGGAACCGATGTGCAACAGCTGCCATACTGCTATAGGTAAGGCCAGAATAAACCACCCCTTTGGGGATAAGTACACCGATCCCTGGCGTGGAGGCACACTCCACTGCACTAGCTGCCACGGGCCGCATGGAACAGAGCATAAGCAGTTTACGCTGCTCTCTGATGACGAATTGTGTTTGAAGTGTCATGGGGAAAGGCGAAAGGACAATGAGAAGTATTTTAGTGTTCATAAGGTTATTAAACCCAAAAATGAACCCAAGGAAAAGACCATAGATACCACAGTTCCGCCAAGGGAACAGAACCGGACCGATGTCATTAATAAGAAGGCCGGAACATAA
- a CDS encoding tetratricopeptide repeat protein produces the protein MEEKEQKVSEVSLRTAVISVVVVIVVVVSVGLYLGNTYFWKPVEEKNILEKKFAVAEQVYQKYPQSKDAALAYAIALYTQGEEEEASKRFKELETRFPKDTAVLINYAVFKKEAGDIKEAKRLLEKVLKQSPYFVMANVNYGMILREEGKNDEALAAFDKALKIEPGAADILVEKAKVYVAMKDTQKAKENLQKAISLVPDYEDAVKILNELK, from the coding sequence ATGGAAGAAAAGGAGCAGAAGGTTTCAGAAGTATCTCTGCGCACAGCTGTAATTTCTGTAGTAGTAGTTATTGTCGTGGTTGTATCTGTTGGTCTCTATTTAGGTAATACGTACTTTTGGAAACCGGTTGAAGAAAAAAATATACTTGAAAAGAAATTTGCAGTGGCCGAACAGGTCTACCAAAAATACCCCCAATCAAAAGATGCGGCTCTTGCTTATGCTATCGCGCTTTACACCCAGGGTGAAGAGGAAGAGGCATCTAAGAGATTTAAGGAATTGGAAACGCGCTTTCCTAAGGATACTGCAGTATTGATTAATTATGCTGTATTCAAAAAAGAAGCCGGTGACATCAAAGAGGCCAAGAGGCTGCTCGAAAAGGTGTTAAAGCAGTCACCCTACTTTGTGATGGCCAATGTTAATTATGGCATGATACTTCGTGAAGAAGGAAAAAATGATGAGGCTTTGGCAGCTTTTGATAAGGCACTAAAGATCGAACCTGGCGCAGCCGATATTCTTGTGGAAAAAGCCAAAGTATATGTAGCTATGAAAGATACCCAAAAAGCTAAGGAAAACCTGCAGAAGGCTATAAGTTTAGTTCCAGATTACGAGGATGCAGTGAAAATTCTGAATGAACTAAAATGA
- a CDS encoding cytochrome c3 family protein: MRKVLILVMMSLLMTLIFASSAVALEPYYHGDFDTNSVGCAKCHVTHAGSAAALLIAGPTQTEFCYYCHADITKNPYDAALGKIQTDLEVWPSLAGGFDSSFDFDTKNYDATDGAVGANYIASSSVHGVESYDGPAGDSDWDIGAQIPGGTNTLVGNFRCGSCHDPHAGGTYPAAGVMPRLLKANLYGTDFVVADFQDWTFSAETASSGTDLRAKVLTGYGDEAGNWCAGCHDLFNQTAHDAGQVAVNNASTGNADKYMHRMNFTVNAANVGDITNATLEKLALSVGGDLTCLTCHRAHGTASTVTAGTVFNRAWNYLHGDGTAESGTQESTVLLREKERDVCFDCHGAAEFNKPSQQE; encoded by the coding sequence ATGAGAAAGGTATTAATTTTGGTGATGATGTCGTTACTGATGACATTAATTTTTGCATCATCCGCAGTGGCCCTTGAACCCTATTATCATGGAGATTTTGACACCAACTCCGTAGGGTGTGCCAAGTGCCACGTTACTCACGCCGGTAGTGCCGCAGCTTTATTGATTGCCGGCCCAACTCAAACGGAATTTTGCTATTATTGTCATGCCGACATCACTAAAAACCCTTATGACGCAGCTCTGGGTAAAATCCAGACAGACCTTGAAGTATGGCCATCTCTGGCCGGTGGATTTGACAGTTCCTTTGATTTTGACACTAAGAACTATGATGCTACCGACGGTGCGGTTGGGGCTAACTACATAGCTTCTAGTTCAGTCCACGGGGTTGAATCATATGATGGTCCAGCCGGAGACAGTGATTGGGATATTGGAGCCCAAATCCCGGGTGGTACCAACACACTGGTAGGGAATTTTAGGTGCGGTTCCTGCCATGACCCTCACGCCGGAGGTACCTATCCGGCAGCCGGTGTGATGCCCCGTCTCCTGAAAGCCAACCTGTACGGTACTGACTTTGTTGTAGCTGACTTCCAGGACTGGACATTTTCTGCTGAGACTGCCTCTTCCGGGACCGACCTGAGAGCCAAGGTGCTTACAGGTTATGGTGACGAAGCAGGTAATTGGTGTGCCGGGTGTCATGACCTGTTTAACCAGACAGCCCATGATGCCGGTCAGGTAGCAGTGAATAATGCTTCTACCGGAAATGCGGACAAGTACATGCACCGCATGAACTTTACCGTGAATGCTGCTAACGTGGGTGACATTACAAATGCTACATTAGAAAAGCTGGCATTGTCGGTTGGCGGCGATTTGACCTGTTTGACCTGCCACAGGGCCCATGGTACTGCTTCAACAGTCACTGCAGGCACTGTCTTTAACCGGGCATGGAACTACCTGCATGGTGATGGAACAGCTGAAAGCGGCACTCAGGAATCTACAGTTCTGTTGCGGGAAAAAGAAAGAGATGTATGTTTTGACTGCCACGGTGCAGCTGAATTCAACAAACCGAGCCAGCAAGAATAA
- a CDS encoding cytochrome c3 family protein, translated as MKKILLLISLTAIFMMVGMGNAAAVSDDCSKCHGTVIGTFTVDPPVTSQTCMLACHGVISSRHPSPSWRAVLVDGAGYFKSPESILTPAATIHRYHNGSNLPAGSNACKRCHSAVTCEACHKPVAHTEHGSTEYADYPSFTLATGSVWGSQTLSCSTSECHSFYVPGVTDIRKDGKQLCINCHSTDKSGHNEANLAGVHSSKNAALRLGVADYIVSCEGCHADTLTAEHKAAVQNDSLPEDTECGYCHGGSAAPQVNSVVYEIKEINSSVDDPGIQAENRNCSKCHFDEVVLPGRSLEHVTYHIASESDNIDISGAPHEDCNTCHANTDLMSTIYGLAKTPISDRGYSCFTCHNEQFDMEPVHLAGFDGDETEITEVHPGCGTCHTPGSEYSEKVGEILTDLSNGTGGYECMECHSGETLDEEHNGIIDANCTTTCHKSALTLEHLDNPITQVSNEDNPLTCGTCHKNNTIEIKIAITTGNTDCTACHNQAHNFNMIQKVPVDIALYPGFQWSTPQSALIWADEAWMPSGYEGAKLIISNRTNVSRVEVWDYYREEMSSNGWSMPSVQLSTNSFIAEFVKDRRKVTVFFYGGENHAAEPILPGGYRLEILYK; from the coding sequence TTGAAAAAAATACTCCTGCTGATTTCTTTAACGGCAATATTTATGATGGTGGGCATGGGAAACGCTGCTGCTGTTTCTGACGATTGTTCCAAATGTCATGGGACGGTAATAGGCACCTTCACTGTGGATCCTCCGGTAACCAGCCAGACGTGTATGTTAGCATGTCATGGCGTAATCAGTTCTAGACATCCGTCTCCCAGTTGGCGGGCGGTTTTAGTTGATGGGGCAGGTTATTTTAAAAGTCCTGAGAGTATTCTAACCCCTGCTGCCACTATTCACCGCTATCATAATGGCAGTAACCTCCCTGCTGGCAGTAATGCCTGTAAAAGATGTCATTCAGCAGTAACATGTGAAGCCTGTCATAAGCCGGTAGCTCATACGGAACACGGCAGTACCGAGTACGCTGATTACCCTTCTTTCACATTAGCCACCGGCTCGGTATGGGGTAGCCAAACGTTGTCCTGTTCAACGTCGGAATGTCACAGCTTTTATGTTCCGGGGGTAACTGATATTAGAAAAGACGGAAAGCAGTTATGTATAAATTGCCACAGTACAGATAAATCCGGACATAATGAAGCTAACTTAGCCGGGGTTCACTCTTCTAAGAATGCTGCTCTCAGGCTGGGCGTCGCAGACTATATTGTATCCTGTGAAGGCTGCCATGCCGATACCTTGACAGCAGAACATAAAGCAGCAGTACAAAATGACAGTTTACCGGAGGACACTGAATGTGGGTATTGTCACGGCGGTTCGGCAGCGCCTCAGGTTAACAGTGTTGTATATGAAATTAAGGAAATAAACAGTTCTGTTGATGATCCGGGGATCCAGGCTGAGAACAGGAACTGTTCTAAATGCCACTTTGATGAGGTTGTCCTCCCGGGCAGATCACTGGAACATGTGACCTATCATATCGCATCAGAAAGTGATAATATTGATATTTCGGGAGCGCCACATGAGGACTGCAACACCTGTCATGCCAATACAGATTTGATGTCCACGATTTATGGTCTGGCTAAAACCCCAATATCAGACAGGGGCTATAGCTGTTTTACATGCCACAATGAACAGTTTGATATGGAACCTGTGCATTTGGCAGGTTTTGATGGGGATGAGACTGAGATTACCGAGGTACATCCAGGGTGCGGCACATGCCATACTCCAGGAAGTGAGTATTCTGAAAAGGTAGGGGAAATTCTTACCGACCTGAGCAATGGTACGGGCGGATATGAATGTATGGAATGTCATTCCGGTGAAACTCTTGACGAAGAACATAACGGGATAATTGATGCTAATTGTACAACAACATGCCATAAGAGCGCACTTACACTGGAGCATTTAGACAACCCCATTACCCAGGTAAGCAATGAGGATAATCCCCTCACTTGCGGCACCTGCCATAAAAATAATACTATAGAAATAAAAATAGCTATTACGACCGGAAATACTGATTGCACGGCCTGTCATAATCAGGCACATAATTTCAATATGATTCAGAAAGTGCCGGTTGATATCGCTCTTTATCCGGGTTTCCAATGGTCAACACCACAATCGGCTTTGATCTGGGCTGATGAAGCCTGGATGCCTTCAGGTTACGAAGGGGCAAAGTTAATTATATCCAACCGTACGAACGTTTCCAGGGTTGAAGTATGGGATTATTACAGGGAAGAAATGTCGTCAAATGGATGGTCAATGCCTTCAGTACAACTGTCCACAAATTCCTTTATAGCTGAATTTGTAAAAGACAGGAGAAAAGTCACCGTGTTTTTCTACGGTGGTGAAAATCACGCTGCTGAACCAATATTGCCTGGTGGTTACCGGTTGGAAATACTTTACAAGTAG